The following are encoded together in the Bacillus cereus group sp. RP43 genome:
- a CDS encoding DoxX-like family protein: protein MKRPIYVATEMKTTMEKLWEYTQEPDLHTEWDARFTEISYLEKKEGEPQKFLYKTKIGFGLEIAGEGESIGEIRKETGERISSLKFWTDNKLSLIQIGRGYWKYTLNGEHIHFETQYDYDTRFGRIGNVIDSYVFRPLLGSATAWSFDALKLWLEKGLHPKLLIRRTMTYWLVCFLFAFVWLYQGIVPKLMFTHSEEVKMLSALIGSNESSIFILKIVGFLEIIWGVMWLLPLQKRKLFILHIILLIVLTLAAGSTNIASFTQPFNPITLNFLLIGLSIVGYINSTNLPSAKNCKRTRKG, encoded by the coding sequence ATGAAGAGGCCTATTTATGTTGCGACAGAAATGAAAACAACAATGGAGAAATTATGGGAATATACGCAAGAACCAGACCTACATACAGAGTGGGATGCTCGTTTTACTGAAATTTCTTATTTAGAGAAGAAAGAGGGAGAACCGCAGAAGTTTTTATATAAAACAAAGATCGGATTTGGGCTTGAAATAGCCGGAGAAGGGGAATCGATAGGTGAAATAAGAAAAGAAACTGGGGAACGCATTTCCTCATTGAAATTTTGGACAGACAATAAGTTATCACTTATACAAATAGGACGAGGTTATTGGAAATATACACTGAATGGAGAACATATTCATTTTGAAACGCAATATGATTATGATACAAGGTTTGGTCGCATAGGGAATGTGATAGATTCATATGTTTTTCGGCCTTTATTAGGCTCTGCGACTGCATGGAGTTTTGATGCTTTAAAATTATGGTTAGAAAAGGGGCTTCATCCTAAGTTGCTAATTAGAAGAACGATGACTTATTGGCTTGTTTGCTTTTTATTTGCCTTCGTATGGTTATATCAAGGGATTGTACCGAAATTGATGTTTACTCATTCAGAAGAAGTAAAGATGCTTTCTGCACTAATCGGATCGAATGAAAGTAGTATTTTTATACTTAAAATAGTTGGATTTTTAGAAATAATATGGGGTGTTATGTGGCTATTGCCACTTCAAAAGCGAAAACTATTTATATTGCATATTATATTGTTGATAGTTTTAACATTAGCGGCAGGATCGACGAATATCGCTAGTTTTACGCAACCGTTTAATCCGATTACATTAAATTTTCTTCTAATAGGGTTATCGATTGTCGGTTATATAAATAGCACTAATTTGCCAAGCGCAAAAAATTGCAAGAGGACGAGAAAGGGATAA